From a single Brassica oleracea var. oleracea cultivar TO1000 chromosome C5, BOL, whole genome shotgun sequence genomic region:
- the LOC106343169 gene encoding calcium-dependent protein kinase 11 → MEKANPRRPSNTVLPYQTPRLRDHYLLGKKLGQGQFGTTYLCTEKSTSANYACKSIPKRKLVCREDYEDVWREIQIMHHLSEHPNVVRIKGTYEDSVFVHIVMEVCEGGELFDRIVAKGHFSEREAVKLIKTILAVVEACHSLGVMHRDLKPENFLFDSPKEDAKLKATDFGLSVFYKPGQYLYDVVGSPYYVAPEVLKKCYGPEIDVWSAGVILYILLSGVPPFWAETESGIFRQILQGKLDFKSDPWPTISEAAKDLIYKMLERSPKKRISAHEALCHPWIVDEEAAPDKPLDPAVLSRLKQFSQMNKIKKMALRVIAERLSEEEIGGLKELFKMIDTDNSGTITFEELKAGLKRVGSELMESEIKSLMDAADIDNSGTIDYGEFLAATLHMNKMEREENLVAAFSYFDKDGSGYITIDELQSACTEFGLCDTPLDDMIKEIDLDNDGKIDFSEFTAMMKKGDGVGRSRTMMKNLNFNIADAFGVDEQSAQKSDD, encoded by the exons ATGGAGAAAGCAAATCCTAGACGCCCTTCAAACACTGTTCTTCCTTACCAAACTCCTCGATTAAGAGATCACTACCTCCTGGGGAAGAAGCTAGGCCAAGGCCAATTCGGCACGACCTATCTCTGCACCGAGAAGTCAACCTCCGCGAATTACGCCTGCAAATCGATCCCTAAGCGGAAGCTGGTGTGCCGAGAAGATTACGAGGATGTCTGGCGCGAGATTCAGATCATGCATCATCTCTCGGAGCACCCGAACGTTGTCCGGATCAAGGGTACCTACGAGGATTCTGTCTTCGTACACATCGTGATGGAGGTCTGCGAAGGAGGTGAGCTGTTCGATCGGATTGTGGCGAAGGGTCATTTCAGCGAGCGTGAGGCGGTGAAGCTTATAAAGACGATTCTTGCGGTGGTGGAGGCATGCCATTCGCTTGGGGTTATGCATAGAGATCTCAAGCCTGAGAATTTCTTGTTTGATAGCCCCAAGGAAGATGCCAAGCTTAAGGCTACGGATTTTGGCTTGTCTGTCTTCTACAAACCAG GACAATATCTATACGACGTAGTTGGAAGCCCGTACTATGTTGCACCAGAGGTTCTAAAGAAATGTTATGGACCTGAAATAGATGTGTGGAGCGCCGGTGTTATCCTCTACATTTTACTAAGCGGTGTCCCTCCTTTCTGGGCAG AAACCGAGTCTGGAATCTTTAGACAGATATTGCAAGGGAAGTTAGATTTCAAATCTGACCCGTGGCCTACTATCTCAGAAGCTGCTAAAGATCTGATCTACAAGATGCTTGAAAGGAGCCCCAAGAAACGAATTTCTGCACATGAGGCCTTGT GTCACCCATGGATTGTGGATGAAGAGGCAGCACCAGACAAGCCTCTTGACCCAGCAGTCTTATCACGACTAAAGCAGTTCTCACAGATGAACAAGATTAAGAAAATGGCCTTGCGG GTTATCGCTGAGAGGCTTTCAGAGGAAGAAATTGGAGGTCTAAAGGAATTATTCAAAATGATAGACACAGACAACAGCGGGACGATTACATTTGAAGAGCTCAAAGCGGGTTTGAAGAGAGTCGGATCCGAGCTGATGGAATCAGAGATCAAGTCTCTTATGGATGCG GCGGATATTGATAACAGTGGCACAATAGACTACGGAGAGTTTCTAGCAGCGACACTACACATGAACAAGATGGAGAGAGAAGAGAATCTGGTGGCAGCATTTTCGTATTTTGACAAGGACGGGAGCGGATATATCACCATTGATGAGCTGCAGTCAGCATGCACAGAGTTTGGTCTATGTGATACACCTCTTGATGACATGATCAAGGAGATTGATCTTGATAAT GACGGGAAGATAGATTTCTCGGAGTTTACGGCAATGATGAAGAAAGGAGATGGAGTTGGGAGAAGCAGAACCATGATGAAAAACTTGAACTTCAACATTGCTGACGCTTTTGGAGTTGATGAACAAAGCGCTCAAAAGTCTGATGATTGA